From Mauremys mutica isolate MM-2020 ecotype Southern chromosome 15, ASM2049712v1, whole genome shotgun sequence, one genomic window encodes:
- the PPP6R1 gene encoding serine/threonine-protein phosphatase 6 regulatory subunit 1 isoform X1, giving the protein MFWKFDLHSSSHIETLLERADLTLRELLDEDDVLQECKVVNRRLLDFLVQPQHMEALVTCVTEEPPAELDERLRYKYPSVSCEILTSDVSPITDALGEDEGLLRRLYGFLQGHGVLNPLLASFFSKVMGILINRKTDQIVAFLRKKDDFVSLLLRHIGTSAIMDLLLRLLTCVEQPVLRQDVFNWLNEEKIVQRLIEMIHPSKDDNQHSNASQSLCDIIRLSREQMMQIQDSPEPDQLLATLEKQETVEQLLGNMLAGERDESVIVSGIQVLLTLLEPRRARSEAGGMGSFYCPLEGQLELGPLGSDGSACQASPSTLLALRGYLRDFHQLLIDPPKRPALQMTWGLLDPPLGNTRLQVVKLLGSSLGAGDTGLQEELLGLDALNTMLDLYFKYTYNNFLHAQLEACLSTLLRAGAPPEDSQPPPDSPVVKHLLQKCRLVQRILSAWEENEQTQAAGGRRRGYMGHLTRIANALVQSSEKGPHVALVGQLLKELPEEEQEQWEKFVSGPLAETNKKNVVDLVNMHNLHSSSDDEENDLKEFNFPQEAVLQQAFVDYQMQQVTSAFIDHFGFNDEEFGEQEESVNAHFRQLKSAPFDRTGSLSFSLSADDDSPNSNLFEVCYKERIQQFDDDDSDGEDAWQEKELGYSGGGPQPAGPSRSCGSTDSEGSRDSEEEEDAGGGEEGGGGGGGEAEGASPDPEPAEAPARPPPSGGVDTGVAVWDRPGSDASRPPTEGSWALFSETPSAQTSLSDAPSGSAQGPHPQEPTSSNVSSGGAAPPEPPRAGSPCESSDLALNGQSAPPPGPAAARPNTEGAPLSTSDGPQRLPGAAAAPKAENGAPQRQQQPAAR; this is encoded by the exons ATGTTCTGGAAGTTCGACCTGCACTCCAGCTCGCACATCGAGACGCTGCTGGAGCGAGCCGACCTGACGCTGCGCGAGCTGCTGGACGAGGACGATGTGCTGCAGGAGTGCAAGGTGGTGAACCGCCGGCTGCTGGACTTCCTGGTGCAGCCGCAGCACATGGAGGCGCTGGTGACCTGCGTGACCGAGGAGCCCCCCGCCGAGCTGGACGAGCGGCTGCGCTACaa GTACCCCAGCGTGTCGTGCGAGATCCTGACGTCAGACGTGAGCCCGATCACGGATGCGCTGGGCGAGGACGAGGGGCTGCTGCGGCGTCTCTACGGCTTCCTGCAGGGCCACGGGGTCCTGAACCCGCTGCTGGCCAGCTTCTTCAGCAAGGTCATGGGCATCCTCATCAACCGCAAGACAGATCAG ATTGTGGCCTTCCTGCGCAAGAAGGACGATTTCGTGAGCCTGCTGCTGCGGCACATCGGCACCTCGGCCATCATGGACCTGCTGCTGCGCCTGCTGACCTGCGTGGAGCAGCCGGTGCTGCGCCAGGACGTCTTCAAT TGGCTGAACGAGGAGAAGATCGTGCAGAGACTGATCGAGATGATTCACCCCTCGAAAGACGACAAT caacaTTCCAACGCCTCCCAGTCCCTGTGTGACATCATCCGACTGAGCCGGGAGCAGATGATGCAGATCCAGGACAGCCCCGAACCCGACCAGCTGCTGGCCACGCTGGAGAA GCAGGAGACggtggagcagctgctggggaacATGCTGGCGGGCGAGCGGGACGAGTCCGTCATCGTCAGCGGGATCCAGGTGCTACTGACGCTGCTGGAGCCGCGCCGAGCCAG GTCCGAGGCCGGGGGGATGGGCAGCTTTTACTGCCCCCTGGAAgggcagctggagctggggcctCTGGGCTCGGACGGCAGCGCCTGCCAGGccagccccagcaccctcctGGCCCTCAGAGGTTACCTCCGGGACTTCCACCAGCTGCTGATCGACCCCCCGAAG cgccCGGCCCTGCAGATGACGTGGGGGCTGCTGGACCCGCCGCTGGGGAACACGCGGCTGCAGGTGGTGAAGCTGCTGGGCAGCTCGCTGGGCGCGGGGGACACggggctgcaggaggagctgcTGGGCCTGGACGCCCTCAACACCATGCTG GACCTGTATTTCAAATACACCTACAACAATTTCCTGCACGCCCAGCTGGAGGCGTGTCTGAGCACCCTGCTGCGGGCCGGCGCCCCCCCCGAGGACTCGCAGCCCCCCCCAGACAGCCCCGTCGTCAAGCAT ctgctgcagaaatGCCGCCTGGTGCAACGAATCCTGTCGGCCTGGGAGGAGAACGAGCAGACGCA GGCGGCCGGAGGCCGGCGGAGGGGCTACATGGGCCATCTGACGCGCATCGCCAACGCCCTCGTGCAGAGCTCCGAGAAGGGCCCTCACGTCGCCCTCGTGGGGCAGCTGCTGAAAG AGCTGCcggaggaggagcaggaacagTGGGAGAAATTCGTCTCGGGGCCCCTGGCAGAGACCAACAAGAAAAACGTGGTGGATCTG GTGAACATGCACAATCTGCACTCGTCCAGCGACGACGAGGAAAACGACCTGAAGGAGTTCAACTTCCCCCAGGAGGCTGTGCTGCAGCAG GCCTTCGTGGATTACCAGATGCAGCAGGTGACCTCGGCCTTCATCGACCACTTCGGCTTCAACGACGAGGAATTcggggagcaggaggagagcgTCAA CGCCCACTTCCGCCAACTCAAGAG TGCCCCCTTCGACAGGACGGGCAGCCTGAGCTTCTCGCTGAGCGCCGACGATGACAGT cccaactCCAACCTCTTTGAAGTCTGCTACAAGGAGCGGATCCAGCAGTTTGACGACGACGACTCGGACGGGGAGGACGCCTGGCAGGAGAAGGAGCTGGGCTACTCCGGGGGGGGCCCGCAGCCCGCAGGACCCAG CAGGAGCTGCGGCAGCACGGACAGCGAGGGCAGCCGGGActcggaggaggaggaagacgcGGGCGGGGGCGAGGAGGGCGGAGGCGGTGGCGGCGGCGAGGCCGAGG GGGCCAGCCCTGACCCGGAGCCTGCCGAGGCCCCCGCTcggcccccccccagcggcggggtGGACACTGGAGTGGCCGTGTGGGACAGGCCCGGCTCGGACGCCTCCCGCCCCCCCACGGAAGGGAGCTGGGCCCTGTTTTCAGAGACGCCCTCAGCGCAGACCAG CCTGTCAGATGCCCCGTCAGGCTCTGCCCAGGGACCCCACCCTCAGGAACCGACAAGCAGCAATGTATCTTCAGGGGGAG
- the PPP6R1 gene encoding serine/threonine-protein phosphatase 6 regulatory subunit 1 isoform X2 yields MFWKFDLHSSSHIETLLERADLTLRELLDEDDVLQECKVVNRRLLDFLVQPQHMEALVTCVTEEPPAELDERLRYKYPSVSCEILTSDVSPITDALGEDEGLLRRLYGFLQGHGVLNPLLASFFSKVMGILINRKTDQIVAFLRKKDDFVSLLLRHIGTSAIMDLLLRLLTCVEQPVLRQDVFNWLNEEKIVQRLIEMIHPSKDDNQHSNASQSLCDIIRLSREQMMQIQDSPEPDQLLATLEKQETVEQLLGNMLAGERDESVIVSGIQVLLTLLEPRRARSEAGGMGSFYCPLEGQLELGPLGSDGSACQASPSTLLALRGYLRDFHQLLIDPPKRPALQMTWGLLDPPLGNTRLQVVKLLGSSLGAGDTGLQEELLGLDALNTMLDLYFKYTYNNFLHAQLEACLSTLLRAGAPPEDSQPPPDSPVVKHLLQKCRLVQRILSAWEENEQTQAAGGRRRGYMGHLTRIANALVQSSEKGPHVALVGQLLKELPEEEQEQWEKFVSGPLAETNKKNVVDLVNMHNLHSSSDDEENDLKEFNFPQEAVLQQAFVDYQMQQVTSAFIDHFGFNDEEFGEQEESVNAHFRQLKSAPFDRTGSLSFSLSADDDSPNSNLFEVCYKERIQQFDDDDSDGEDAWQEKELGYSGGGPQPAGPRSCGSTDSEGSRDSEEEEDAGGGEEGGGGGGGEAEGASPDPEPAEAPARPPPSGGVDTGVAVWDRPGSDASRPPTEGSWALFSETPSAQTSLSDAPSGSAQGPHPQEPTSSNVSSGGAAPPEPPRAGSPCESSDLALNGQSAPPPGPAAARPNTEGAPLSTSDGPQRLPGAAAAPKAENGAPQRQQQPAAR; encoded by the exons ATGTTCTGGAAGTTCGACCTGCACTCCAGCTCGCACATCGAGACGCTGCTGGAGCGAGCCGACCTGACGCTGCGCGAGCTGCTGGACGAGGACGATGTGCTGCAGGAGTGCAAGGTGGTGAACCGCCGGCTGCTGGACTTCCTGGTGCAGCCGCAGCACATGGAGGCGCTGGTGACCTGCGTGACCGAGGAGCCCCCCGCCGAGCTGGACGAGCGGCTGCGCTACaa GTACCCCAGCGTGTCGTGCGAGATCCTGACGTCAGACGTGAGCCCGATCACGGATGCGCTGGGCGAGGACGAGGGGCTGCTGCGGCGTCTCTACGGCTTCCTGCAGGGCCACGGGGTCCTGAACCCGCTGCTGGCCAGCTTCTTCAGCAAGGTCATGGGCATCCTCATCAACCGCAAGACAGATCAG ATTGTGGCCTTCCTGCGCAAGAAGGACGATTTCGTGAGCCTGCTGCTGCGGCACATCGGCACCTCGGCCATCATGGACCTGCTGCTGCGCCTGCTGACCTGCGTGGAGCAGCCGGTGCTGCGCCAGGACGTCTTCAAT TGGCTGAACGAGGAGAAGATCGTGCAGAGACTGATCGAGATGATTCACCCCTCGAAAGACGACAAT caacaTTCCAACGCCTCCCAGTCCCTGTGTGACATCATCCGACTGAGCCGGGAGCAGATGATGCAGATCCAGGACAGCCCCGAACCCGACCAGCTGCTGGCCACGCTGGAGAA GCAGGAGACggtggagcagctgctggggaacATGCTGGCGGGCGAGCGGGACGAGTCCGTCATCGTCAGCGGGATCCAGGTGCTACTGACGCTGCTGGAGCCGCGCCGAGCCAG GTCCGAGGCCGGGGGGATGGGCAGCTTTTACTGCCCCCTGGAAgggcagctggagctggggcctCTGGGCTCGGACGGCAGCGCCTGCCAGGccagccccagcaccctcctGGCCCTCAGAGGTTACCTCCGGGACTTCCACCAGCTGCTGATCGACCCCCCGAAG cgccCGGCCCTGCAGATGACGTGGGGGCTGCTGGACCCGCCGCTGGGGAACACGCGGCTGCAGGTGGTGAAGCTGCTGGGCAGCTCGCTGGGCGCGGGGGACACggggctgcaggaggagctgcTGGGCCTGGACGCCCTCAACACCATGCTG GACCTGTATTTCAAATACACCTACAACAATTTCCTGCACGCCCAGCTGGAGGCGTGTCTGAGCACCCTGCTGCGGGCCGGCGCCCCCCCCGAGGACTCGCAGCCCCCCCCAGACAGCCCCGTCGTCAAGCAT ctgctgcagaaatGCCGCCTGGTGCAACGAATCCTGTCGGCCTGGGAGGAGAACGAGCAGACGCA GGCGGCCGGAGGCCGGCGGAGGGGCTACATGGGCCATCTGACGCGCATCGCCAACGCCCTCGTGCAGAGCTCCGAGAAGGGCCCTCACGTCGCCCTCGTGGGGCAGCTGCTGAAAG AGCTGCcggaggaggagcaggaacagTGGGAGAAATTCGTCTCGGGGCCCCTGGCAGAGACCAACAAGAAAAACGTGGTGGATCTG GTGAACATGCACAATCTGCACTCGTCCAGCGACGACGAGGAAAACGACCTGAAGGAGTTCAACTTCCCCCAGGAGGCTGTGCTGCAGCAG GCCTTCGTGGATTACCAGATGCAGCAGGTGACCTCGGCCTTCATCGACCACTTCGGCTTCAACGACGAGGAATTcggggagcaggaggagagcgTCAA CGCCCACTTCCGCCAACTCAAGAG TGCCCCCTTCGACAGGACGGGCAGCCTGAGCTTCTCGCTGAGCGCCGACGATGACAGT cccaactCCAACCTCTTTGAAGTCTGCTACAAGGAGCGGATCCAGCAGTTTGACGACGACGACTCGGACGGGGAGGACGCCTGGCAGGAGAAGGAGCTGGGCTACTCCGGGGGGGGCCCGCAGCCCGCAGGACCCAG GAGCTGCGGCAGCACGGACAGCGAGGGCAGCCGGGActcggaggaggaggaagacgcGGGCGGGGGCGAGGAGGGCGGAGGCGGTGGCGGCGGCGAGGCCGAGG GGGCCAGCCCTGACCCGGAGCCTGCCGAGGCCCCCGCTcggcccccccccagcggcggggtGGACACTGGAGTGGCCGTGTGGGACAGGCCCGGCTCGGACGCCTCCCGCCCCCCCACGGAAGGGAGCTGGGCCCTGTTTTCAGAGACGCCCTCAGCGCAGACCAG CCTGTCAGATGCCCCGTCAGGCTCTGCCCAGGGACCCCACCCTCAGGAACCGACAAGCAGCAATGTATCTTCAGGGGGAG
- the PPP6R1 gene encoding serine/threonine-protein phosphatase 6 regulatory subunit 1 isoform X3 gives MFWKFDLHSSSHIETLLERADLTLRELLDEDDVLQECKVVNRRLLDFLVQPQHMEALVTCVTEEPPAELDERLRYKYPSVSCEILTSDVSPITDALGEDEGLLRRLYGFLQGHGVLNPLLASFFSKVMGILINRKTDQIVAFLRKKDDFVSLLLRHIGTSAIMDLLLRLLTCVEQPVLRQDVFNWLNEEKIVQRLIEMIHPSKDDNQHSNASQSLCDIIRLSREQMMQIQDSPEPDQLLATLEKQETVEQLLGNMLAGERDESVIVSGIQVLLTLLEPRRARSEAGGMGSFYCPLEGQLELGPLGSDGSACQASPSTLLALRGYLRDFHQLLIDPPKRPALQMTWGLLDPPLGNTRLQVVKLLGSSLGAGDTGLQEELLGLDALNTMLDLYFKYTYNNFLHAQLEACLSTLLRAGAPPEDSQPPPDSPVVKHLLQKCRLVQRILSAWEENEQTQAAGGRRRGYMGHLTRIANALVQSSEKGPHVALVGQLLKELPEEEQEQWEKFVSGPLAETNKKNVVDLVNMHNLHSSSDDEENDLKEFNFPQEAVLQQAFVDYQMQQVTSAFIDHFGFNDEEFGEQEESVNAHFRQLKSAPFDRTGSLSFSLSADDDSPNSNLFEVCYKERIQQFDDDDSDGEDAWQEKELGYSGGGPQPAGPSRSCGSTDSEGSRDSEEEEDAGGGEEGGGGGGGEAEGASPDPEPAEAPARPPPSGGVDTGVAVWDRPGSDASRPPTEGSWALFSETPSAQTSLSDAPSGSAQGPHPQEPTSSNVSSGGAPPEPPRAGSPCESSDLALNGQSAPPPGPAAARPNTEGAPLSTSDGPQRLPGAAAAPKAENGAPQRQQQPAAR, from the exons ATGTTCTGGAAGTTCGACCTGCACTCCAGCTCGCACATCGAGACGCTGCTGGAGCGAGCCGACCTGACGCTGCGCGAGCTGCTGGACGAGGACGATGTGCTGCAGGAGTGCAAGGTGGTGAACCGCCGGCTGCTGGACTTCCTGGTGCAGCCGCAGCACATGGAGGCGCTGGTGACCTGCGTGACCGAGGAGCCCCCCGCCGAGCTGGACGAGCGGCTGCGCTACaa GTACCCCAGCGTGTCGTGCGAGATCCTGACGTCAGACGTGAGCCCGATCACGGATGCGCTGGGCGAGGACGAGGGGCTGCTGCGGCGTCTCTACGGCTTCCTGCAGGGCCACGGGGTCCTGAACCCGCTGCTGGCCAGCTTCTTCAGCAAGGTCATGGGCATCCTCATCAACCGCAAGACAGATCAG ATTGTGGCCTTCCTGCGCAAGAAGGACGATTTCGTGAGCCTGCTGCTGCGGCACATCGGCACCTCGGCCATCATGGACCTGCTGCTGCGCCTGCTGACCTGCGTGGAGCAGCCGGTGCTGCGCCAGGACGTCTTCAAT TGGCTGAACGAGGAGAAGATCGTGCAGAGACTGATCGAGATGATTCACCCCTCGAAAGACGACAAT caacaTTCCAACGCCTCCCAGTCCCTGTGTGACATCATCCGACTGAGCCGGGAGCAGATGATGCAGATCCAGGACAGCCCCGAACCCGACCAGCTGCTGGCCACGCTGGAGAA GCAGGAGACggtggagcagctgctggggaacATGCTGGCGGGCGAGCGGGACGAGTCCGTCATCGTCAGCGGGATCCAGGTGCTACTGACGCTGCTGGAGCCGCGCCGAGCCAG GTCCGAGGCCGGGGGGATGGGCAGCTTTTACTGCCCCCTGGAAgggcagctggagctggggcctCTGGGCTCGGACGGCAGCGCCTGCCAGGccagccccagcaccctcctGGCCCTCAGAGGTTACCTCCGGGACTTCCACCAGCTGCTGATCGACCCCCCGAAG cgccCGGCCCTGCAGATGACGTGGGGGCTGCTGGACCCGCCGCTGGGGAACACGCGGCTGCAGGTGGTGAAGCTGCTGGGCAGCTCGCTGGGCGCGGGGGACACggggctgcaggaggagctgcTGGGCCTGGACGCCCTCAACACCATGCTG GACCTGTATTTCAAATACACCTACAACAATTTCCTGCACGCCCAGCTGGAGGCGTGTCTGAGCACCCTGCTGCGGGCCGGCGCCCCCCCCGAGGACTCGCAGCCCCCCCCAGACAGCCCCGTCGTCAAGCAT ctgctgcagaaatGCCGCCTGGTGCAACGAATCCTGTCGGCCTGGGAGGAGAACGAGCAGACGCA GGCGGCCGGAGGCCGGCGGAGGGGCTACATGGGCCATCTGACGCGCATCGCCAACGCCCTCGTGCAGAGCTCCGAGAAGGGCCCTCACGTCGCCCTCGTGGGGCAGCTGCTGAAAG AGCTGCcggaggaggagcaggaacagTGGGAGAAATTCGTCTCGGGGCCCCTGGCAGAGACCAACAAGAAAAACGTGGTGGATCTG GTGAACATGCACAATCTGCACTCGTCCAGCGACGACGAGGAAAACGACCTGAAGGAGTTCAACTTCCCCCAGGAGGCTGTGCTGCAGCAG GCCTTCGTGGATTACCAGATGCAGCAGGTGACCTCGGCCTTCATCGACCACTTCGGCTTCAACGACGAGGAATTcggggagcaggaggagagcgTCAA CGCCCACTTCCGCCAACTCAAGAG TGCCCCCTTCGACAGGACGGGCAGCCTGAGCTTCTCGCTGAGCGCCGACGATGACAGT cccaactCCAACCTCTTTGAAGTCTGCTACAAGGAGCGGATCCAGCAGTTTGACGACGACGACTCGGACGGGGAGGACGCCTGGCAGGAGAAGGAGCTGGGCTACTCCGGGGGGGGCCCGCAGCCCGCAGGACCCAG CAGGAGCTGCGGCAGCACGGACAGCGAGGGCAGCCGGGActcggaggaggaggaagacgcGGGCGGGGGCGAGGAGGGCGGAGGCGGTGGCGGCGGCGAGGCCGAGG GGGCCAGCCCTGACCCGGAGCCTGCCGAGGCCCCCGCTcggcccccccccagcggcggggtGGACACTGGAGTGGCCGTGTGGGACAGGCCCGGCTCGGACGCCTCCCGCCCCCCCACGGAAGGGAGCTGGGCCCTGTTTTCAGAGACGCCCTCAGCGCAGACCAG CCTGTCAGATGCCCCGTCAGGCTCTGCCCAGGGACCCCACCCTCAGGAACCGACAAGCAGCAATGTATCTTCAGGGGGAG
- the PPP6R1 gene encoding serine/threonine-protein phosphatase 6 regulatory subunit 1 isoform X5: MFWKFDLHSSSHIETLLERADLTLRELLDEDDVLQECKVVNRRLLDFLVQPQHMEALVTCVTEEPPAELDERLRYKYPSVSCEILTSDVSPITDALGEDEGLLRRLYGFLQGHGVLNPLLASFFSKVMGILINRKTDQIVAFLRKKDDFVSLLLRHIGTSAIMDLLLRLLTCVEQPVLRQDVFNWLNEEKIVQRLIEMIHPSKDDNQHSNASQSLCDIIRLSREQMMQIQDSPEPDQLLATLEKQETVEQLLGNMLAGERDESVIVSGIQVLLTLLEPRRARSEAGGMGSFYCPLEGQLELGPLGSDGSACQASPSTLLALRGYLRDFHQLLIDPPKRPALQMTWGLLDPPLGNTRLQVVKLLGSSLGAGDTGLQEELLGLDALNTMLDLYFKYTYNNFLHAQLEACLSTLLRAGAPPEDSQPPPDSPVVKHLLQKCRLVQRILSAWEENEQTQAAGGRRRGYMGHLTRIANALVQSSEKGPHVALVGQLLKELPEEEQEQWEKFVSGPLAETNKKNVVDLVNMHNLHSSSDDEENDLKEFNFPQEAVLQQAFVDYQMQQVTSAFIDHFGFNDEEFGEQEESVNAPFDRTGSLSFSLSADDDSPNSNLFEVCYKERIQQFDDDDSDGEDAWQEKELGYSGGGPQPAGPRSCGSTDSEGSRDSEEEEDAGGGEEGGGGGGGEAEGASPDPEPAEAPARPPPSGGVDTGVAVWDRPGSDASRPPTEGSWALFSETPSAQTSLSDAPSGSAQGPHPQEPTSSNVSSGGAAPPEPPRAGSPCESSDLALNGQSAPPPGPAAARPNTEGAPLSTSDGPQRLPGAAAAPKAENGAPQRQQQPAAR, translated from the exons ATGTTCTGGAAGTTCGACCTGCACTCCAGCTCGCACATCGAGACGCTGCTGGAGCGAGCCGACCTGACGCTGCGCGAGCTGCTGGACGAGGACGATGTGCTGCAGGAGTGCAAGGTGGTGAACCGCCGGCTGCTGGACTTCCTGGTGCAGCCGCAGCACATGGAGGCGCTGGTGACCTGCGTGACCGAGGAGCCCCCCGCCGAGCTGGACGAGCGGCTGCGCTACaa GTACCCCAGCGTGTCGTGCGAGATCCTGACGTCAGACGTGAGCCCGATCACGGATGCGCTGGGCGAGGACGAGGGGCTGCTGCGGCGTCTCTACGGCTTCCTGCAGGGCCACGGGGTCCTGAACCCGCTGCTGGCCAGCTTCTTCAGCAAGGTCATGGGCATCCTCATCAACCGCAAGACAGATCAG ATTGTGGCCTTCCTGCGCAAGAAGGACGATTTCGTGAGCCTGCTGCTGCGGCACATCGGCACCTCGGCCATCATGGACCTGCTGCTGCGCCTGCTGACCTGCGTGGAGCAGCCGGTGCTGCGCCAGGACGTCTTCAAT TGGCTGAACGAGGAGAAGATCGTGCAGAGACTGATCGAGATGATTCACCCCTCGAAAGACGACAAT caacaTTCCAACGCCTCCCAGTCCCTGTGTGACATCATCCGACTGAGCCGGGAGCAGATGATGCAGATCCAGGACAGCCCCGAACCCGACCAGCTGCTGGCCACGCTGGAGAA GCAGGAGACggtggagcagctgctggggaacATGCTGGCGGGCGAGCGGGACGAGTCCGTCATCGTCAGCGGGATCCAGGTGCTACTGACGCTGCTGGAGCCGCGCCGAGCCAG GTCCGAGGCCGGGGGGATGGGCAGCTTTTACTGCCCCCTGGAAgggcagctggagctggggcctCTGGGCTCGGACGGCAGCGCCTGCCAGGccagccccagcaccctcctGGCCCTCAGAGGTTACCTCCGGGACTTCCACCAGCTGCTGATCGACCCCCCGAAG cgccCGGCCCTGCAGATGACGTGGGGGCTGCTGGACCCGCCGCTGGGGAACACGCGGCTGCAGGTGGTGAAGCTGCTGGGCAGCTCGCTGGGCGCGGGGGACACggggctgcaggaggagctgcTGGGCCTGGACGCCCTCAACACCATGCTG GACCTGTATTTCAAATACACCTACAACAATTTCCTGCACGCCCAGCTGGAGGCGTGTCTGAGCACCCTGCTGCGGGCCGGCGCCCCCCCCGAGGACTCGCAGCCCCCCCCAGACAGCCCCGTCGTCAAGCAT ctgctgcagaaatGCCGCCTGGTGCAACGAATCCTGTCGGCCTGGGAGGAGAACGAGCAGACGCA GGCGGCCGGAGGCCGGCGGAGGGGCTACATGGGCCATCTGACGCGCATCGCCAACGCCCTCGTGCAGAGCTCCGAGAAGGGCCCTCACGTCGCCCTCGTGGGGCAGCTGCTGAAAG AGCTGCcggaggaggagcaggaacagTGGGAGAAATTCGTCTCGGGGCCCCTGGCAGAGACCAACAAGAAAAACGTGGTGGATCTG GTGAACATGCACAATCTGCACTCGTCCAGCGACGACGAGGAAAACGACCTGAAGGAGTTCAACTTCCCCCAGGAGGCTGTGCTGCAGCAG GCCTTCGTGGATTACCAGATGCAGCAGGTGACCTCGGCCTTCATCGACCACTTCGGCTTCAACGACGAGGAATTcggggagcaggaggagagcgTCAA TGCCCCCTTCGACAGGACGGGCAGCCTGAGCTTCTCGCTGAGCGCCGACGATGACAGT cccaactCCAACCTCTTTGAAGTCTGCTACAAGGAGCGGATCCAGCAGTTTGACGACGACGACTCGGACGGGGAGGACGCCTGGCAGGAGAAGGAGCTGGGCTACTCCGGGGGGGGCCCGCAGCCCGCAGGACCCAG GAGCTGCGGCAGCACGGACAGCGAGGGCAGCCGGGActcggaggaggaggaagacgcGGGCGGGGGCGAGGAGGGCGGAGGCGGTGGCGGCGGCGAGGCCGAGG GGGCCAGCCCTGACCCGGAGCCTGCCGAGGCCCCCGCTcggcccccccccagcggcggggtGGACACTGGAGTGGCCGTGTGGGACAGGCCCGGCTCGGACGCCTCCCGCCCCCCCACGGAAGGGAGCTGGGCCCTGTTTTCAGAGACGCCCTCAGCGCAGACCAG CCTGTCAGATGCCCCGTCAGGCTCTGCCCAGGGACCCCACCCTCAGGAACCGACAAGCAGCAATGTATCTTCAGGGGGAG